In the Muricauda sp. MAR_2010_75 genome, one interval contains:
- a CDS encoding dienelactone hydrolase family protein: MKQNPKTSKKLNLLAFFGILIFFSSCSNDRDVFPLVTEVGEVEITASTTDTIVTIVVNNMKVPVYLSIPEGCNHESHPAVVVMHGSYGLWYQNNPDSKVMSGQFTEWQNILAQNCIVGAFVDSYTGRGVTTRTEKWRELPDNIRISAQFIRPRDANAALTLLKNLKYEDGSAVVRKEDIALLGFSDGATAVASTLIDLDKVPKDFEWTQSEDGNEYDASDGILPPQPKPEVGFAGGVFYYGGSVGFNYWGKHPCGSEAMEGNVFYPYAPMLYQIPANDVLTENTLCLIDILKEKGAPVQMEYYEGASHGFDYDDIPESDLARQRTINWLKDLLNMN, translated from the coding sequence ATGAAACAAAACCCAAAAACATCCAAAAAACTTAACCTACTTGCTTTTTTTGGTATTCTAATCTTTTTCTCTTCCTGTAGTAATGATAGGGATGTTTTCCCATTGGTTACTGAAGTCGGAGAAGTTGAAATTACCGCCTCCACCACAGATACCATTGTAACTATTGTGGTAAACAACATGAAAGTCCCTGTTTATCTCTCAATTCCAGAGGGTTGTAACCATGAGAGCCATCCTGCCGTAGTGGTCATGCATGGATCTTATGGTCTATGGTACCAGAACAATCCAGATAGCAAAGTTATGTCTGGCCAATTTACAGAATGGCAAAATATTCTAGCCCAAAACTGTATTGTTGGGGCATTTGTGGACAGCTACACCGGAAGAGGAGTGACCACGAGAACGGAAAAATGGAGGGAACTCCCAGATAACATTCGTATCAGTGCCCAATTTATAAGGCCTAGGGATGCCAATGCCGCTCTTACCCTGTTGAAAAACTTAAAATATGAGGATGGGAGTGCCGTTGTTCGAAAAGAGGACATTGCCCTTTTAGGGTTTTCTGATGGAGCTACAGCCGTAGCCTCCACTTTGATCGATTTAGATAAAGTTCCAAAAGATTTTGAGTGGACCCAAAGTGAAGATGGTAATGAGTATGATGCTTCAGACGGAATATTGCCTCCCCAACCCAAACCTGAAGTAGGTTTTGCCGGGGGCGTATTTTATTATGGAGGTTCCGTAGGGTTTAACTACTGGGGAAAACACCCTTGTGGTTCCGAGGCCATGGAAGGAAATGTCTTTTACCCGTATGCTCCAATGCTCTACCAGATACCTGCTAATGACGTTCTCACAGAAAATACATTGTGCCTTATAGACATCCTCAAAGAAAAAGGTGCTCCCGTTCAAATGGAATATTATGAAGGTGCATCACATGGCTTTGATTATGATGACATTCCTGAAAGTGACCTAGCGAGGCAACGTACCATCAATTGGTTGAAAGATTTATTGAACATGAACTGA
- a CDS encoding type IX secretion system membrane protein PorP/SprF → MKRVVVFLICMNLFLVKGQELTIPQLSQYLSDNPFLMSPSFAGIGNYVKVRMNGVTQWVGIKDAPDTQSLSADVRLGNRSGIGMVIYNDSNGETKQRGGKVSFAHHLTINKYDDHYFSFALSFNLNQFRIDIENFDPNGDSGIINDRSSSNPNFDIGTLYRKGGFYLSLNASNILNKDIEKFNPVFEPNTLRNYYLYSGYTYRRSRRADFEIEPSIFFQYFENDQRSVTDVNTKFKWYDFVDYYYAGFTYRFLNDQLGSPLYVAPIIGLKKGDFYFGYSYQVIMNELLGYSKGTHVITLGIDLFQGISNCTCTY, encoded by the coding sequence ATGAAGAGAGTTGTTGTTTTCTTGATATGTATGAATTTATTCCTTGTGAAAGGACAGGAATTGACCATACCCCAATTGTCACAATACTTGTCTGACAACCCATTTTTAATGTCCCCATCCTTTGCTGGAATAGGAAACTATGTAAAGGTGAGAATGAACGGGGTTACCCAGTGGGTGGGTATCAAGGATGCTCCTGACACCCAATCCTTGTCAGCAGATGTACGATTGGGAAACAGGTCCGGGATTGGAATGGTAATATACAATGACTCCAATGGTGAAACTAAACAACGTGGTGGAAAAGTCTCATTTGCACATCACCTAACCATTAATAAATATGATGATCATTATTTCTCCTTTGCCCTATCTTTTAACCTCAACCAGTTTAGAATAGATATTGAAAACTTTGACCCCAATGGCGATTCGGGCATTATAAACGATCGGTCTTCGAGCAATCCAAATTTTGATATTGGCACCTTATATAGAAAGGGAGGTTTTTATTTGAGCCTCAATGCTTCAAATATCTTAAATAAGGACATCGAAAAGTTCAACCCGGTTTTTGAACCCAATACGCTACGGAATTACTATCTATATTCCGGATATACCTATCGAAGGAGCAGAAGGGCCGATTTTGAGATTGAACCTTCAATATTCTTCCAGTATTTTGAAAATGACCAGCGTTCTGTGACCGATGTTAACACCAAATTCAAATGGTATGATTTTGTTGACTATTACTATGCTGGATTTACCTATCGGTTTTTAAATGATCAACTCGGATCCCCTCTTTATGTGGCTCCCATTATAGGGCTAAAAAAAGGAGATTTTTACTTTGGCTATTCGTATCAGGTAATCATGAACGAACTATTGGGGTATTCAAAAGGCACCCACGTAATAACCTTAGGCATAGATCTTTTCCAAGGCATTTCAAACTGCACTTGTACTTATTAA
- a CDS encoding gliding motility-associated C-terminal domain-containing protein, with translation MNKPQPSQYKTNFILAFLFALTLVQVGNAQCPVDAGSDITVAHLTPVFLNATPPAPNSGVWTQVLGPSVVNFVDATDPVTEVQGTVPGTYEFRWTVSGGSCTTASDTVEVTIVGVDLELEILASNTSPDVGDVVTFTINLSNLGDIDATGVSVEDLVPSGFGSITAINNGGTFSFVTDKVTWTGLSVPLGTNTTVLTFEATILTPTGTLGEFTHIAEVTASGQFDYDSTPNNDDGDQSEDDEDAITVAPQQADLSLTKTIVGGNTNPYVGEEISFEIFVTNDGPDNATNVRVVDQLQSGYSFVSYTATAGTYNAGTAFWDIGTLANGASETLTINVTVNDTGNHTNTSQVWQSDAYDLDSTPGNGVSSEDDQGDVSVTPVDVVDLSLTKVIDKAPPLVSDNVMFTLTVSNAGPSDATSVEVTDVLPSGFTYVSDNGGGDYDEVSGIWDVGTLANGSTTSLSILANVNPSGDYTNIAEITGHDQFDSDSTPNNNVSGEDDQDEVVVIPDPVVDISVTKTVDDLIPNVGDQAIFTVTINNDGPSDATNLVVTDVLASGYRLVSANTTTGTYNSVNGSWTIGSLASGASETLTITADILSSGNYANTAELTGLTETDTDSTPGNNSETEDDQQTVTPVPLPISDLLLRKSVDNLSPFVGEVVIFSINLTNLGPSNVTGVQVMDLLPSGYTYVSNSRTAGTYNPTTGIWELNNVIPDGVTETLNIVATVNPTGDYFNVTEVVASSNDDPNSIPNNNNVFENDQDSAGTIPIPAADITLSKTVDNEFPDVSDNVTFTLTLTNEGPSDAFALMVEDVLPSGYAYVSDDSGGFYDVNSGLWNVGNLTAGSNAVLNMVVQVNASGDYLNRAELVNSVIPDPDSSPGNNDPTEDDQDEQATTPRHVTDISVTNTADNLSPAAGDQIVFTITLNNAGPNNATSLVVEDLLATGYSFTTATPSAGTYDELVGSWDVSSLNSGASETLQITAVVLPNGDYRNTAELIALDTYDPDSTPNNNVSSEDDQATVVPVPFGLADLSLTKIVDNVSPNVGDVVRFTISVANDGPTDATGVVVTDVLPEGYTYQSHTATAGVYNPNTGLWNVNRTIFNQNAETLELLAVVNIPTGQADEYLNVAEITASNFTDPDSNPIEGTATDDLSDGIEDDDEASAFVIPQTTDLAITKIVDRMEPNIGDEVVFSITVTNQGDVPATNIGIEEQLPNGYRLISSSATVGQYDASEGFWELDTLQVSETAQLDVTVAVLDFEDYLNTASLAFVDQLDTNSDNDSAEAFVQPTCLVVYNEFSPNGDGVNDFFTIDCISRYPGNELQVYNRWGTVIYQKRGYNNDWDGTPNGRAVVQKEDQLPVGTYYYVLDLGDGSEPRTDWLYINR, from the coding sequence ATGAACAAACCCCAACCAAGCCAGTACAAAACCAATTTTATTTTGGCTTTTTTGTTTGCGCTGACCTTAGTGCAAGTTGGGAATGCTCAATGTCCCGTGGATGCCGGTTCTGATATTACCGTAGCACACCTGACTCCTGTTTTTTTGAATGCAACGCCCCCAGCGCCCAATTCGGGTGTATGGACACAGGTTTTGGGTCCATCCGTGGTAAATTTTGTGGATGCTACGGACCCCGTGACTGAAGTACAAGGGACAGTTCCCGGAACGTATGAATTTAGATGGACCGTTTCTGGCGGATCATGCACCACCGCATCAGACACTGTTGAAGTTACTATCGTGGGAGTAGACTTGGAGTTGGAGATATTGGCTAGTAATACTTCGCCGGATGTGGGTGATGTGGTCACCTTTACCATCAATCTAAGCAATTTGGGAGATATTGATGCAACTGGGGTTTCCGTTGAAGACTTGGTTCCTTCTGGTTTTGGAAGTATAACAGCAATCAATAATGGAGGTACGTTCAGCTTTGTTACCGATAAGGTTACCTGGACCGGACTTTCAGTCCCATTGGGAACCAATACAACCGTTCTCACTTTTGAAGCAACAATTTTGACACCAACGGGCACTCTTGGTGAGTTTACCCATATTGCTGAAGTGACCGCTAGTGGCCAATTTGATTATGACAGTACCCCTAATAATGATGATGGGGACCAAAGTGAAGATGATGAAGATGCAATAACCGTAGCACCCCAACAAGCCGATTTGTCCCTTACCAAAACCATAGTGGGAGGAAATACCAATCCTTATGTAGGTGAGGAAATAAGTTTTGAAATATTTGTAACCAACGATGGACCAGATAATGCCACCAATGTTCGGGTGGTAGACCAATTACAATCCGGCTACAGTTTTGTATCCTACACCGCCACTGCCGGAACCTATAATGCGGGAACTGCATTTTGGGATATTGGTACTCTGGCCAACGGGGCTTCGGAGACGCTTACAATCAATGTTACTGTAAATGATACGGGAAATCACACCAATACGTCCCAAGTATGGCAGTCCGATGCCTACGATTTGGACTCTACACCGGGCAATGGGGTCTCTTCCGAAGATGACCAAGGCGATGTGTCGGTTACCCCTGTTGATGTTGTCGACCTTTCGTTGACCAAGGTAATCGACAAGGCTCCACCGCTAGTGAGTGATAACGTCATGTTCACGCTAACGGTTTCCAATGCCGGTCCCAGTGATGCAACCTCGGTAGAGGTCACGGATGTGTTGCCATCTGGATTTACGTATGTTTCTGATAATGGAGGTGGGGATTATGATGAGGTAAGCGGTATTTGGGATGTGGGAACCTTGGCCAATGGAAGCACAACAAGTCTCAGCATCCTCGCCAACGTGAATCCTTCAGGTGACTATACCAACATAGCTGAGATTACAGGCCATGACCAGTTTGACTCCGATTCAACCCCAAACAACAATGTTTCGGGGGAAGACGATCAGGATGAAGTGGTGGTCATTCCCGATCCAGTAGTTGACATTTCGGTGACCAAGACCGTGGATGATTTAATTCCAAATGTGGGCGATCAGGCAATTTTTACCGTTACCATAAATAATGATGGGCCAAGTGACGCTACCAACCTTGTGGTTACAGATGTATTAGCTTCAGGCTATCGCTTGGTCAGCGCCAATACCACCACAGGCACCTACAACAGTGTTAATGGGTCTTGGACCATTGGAAGTTTGGCCAGCGGTGCTTCGGAAACGCTGACCATAACGGCCGATATATTGTCCAGTGGAAATTATGCCAATACTGCAGAACTTACGGGATTGACAGAAACTGATACCGACTCAACTCCCGGAAACAATAGTGAAACAGAAGATGATCAACAAACTGTAACACCGGTCCCACTTCCTATATCGGACCTACTTTTGCGAAAATCTGTGGACAATTTGAGCCCTTTTGTGGGGGAGGTTGTCATTTTTAGCATCAATCTTACCAACCTTGGGCCCAGCAACGTCACCGGGGTTCAGGTCATGGACTTGTTGCCCTCAGGATATACCTATGTATCCAATAGCAGGACAGCCGGGACGTATAATCCTACTACCGGAATATGGGAGTTGAACAATGTTATACCAGATGGGGTAACTGAGACCTTGAACATTGTGGCCACCGTAAATCCAACTGGGGACTACTTTAATGTTACCGAAGTGGTTGCATCCAGCAATGATGATCCCAATTCAATCCCCAATAACAACAATGTATTTGAGAATGATCAAGATAGTGCCGGAACCATTCCTATCCCCGCTGCGGATATAACCCTCAGTAAAACGGTAGATAATGAATTCCCAGATGTTTCCGATAATGTAACGTTCACCCTAACCTTGACCAATGAAGGTCCAAGCGATGCCTTTGCATTGATGGTTGAGGATGTATTGCCCTCGGGTTACGCCTATGTTTCTGATGACTCGGGAGGGTTTTATGATGTTAATTCGGGACTTTGGAACGTAGGCAACTTAACTGCTGGAAGCAATGCTGTTTTGAACATGGTGGTTCAGGTGAATGCTTCAGGAGATTACCTGAACAGGGCCGAGTTGGTGAATTCCGTGATACCCGACCCCGATTCCTCACCGGGCAACAATGATCCAACCGAGGATGACCAAGATGAACAAGCCACCACACCAAGGCACGTCACGGATATTTCAGTCACCAACACAGCGGACAATCTAAGTCCGGCTGCTGGAGATCAGATTGTGTTTACGATAACCCTCAACAATGCTGGGCCTAATAACGCCACAAGTTTGGTTGTGGAAGATTTGTTGGCTACGGGATACAGCTTTACAACTGCCACGCCTTCAGCAGGAACCTACGATGAACTTGTAGGTTCATGGGATGTATCGAGCCTAAATAGCGGTGCATCCGAAACGCTTCAAATTACAGCCGTGGTACTTCCCAATGGGGACTACCGGAATACGGCCGAATTGATCGCATTGGACACCTATGATCCTGATTCCACACCCAACAATAATGTGTCTTCAGAAGATGACCAAGCTACTGTTGTTCCAGTTCCCTTTGGTTTGGCAGATTTGTCGTTGACCAAAATTGTGGATAATGTCTCGCCAAATGTAGGTGATGTCGTCAGATTCACCATAAGTGTTGCCAATGATGGACCTACCGACGCCACTGGTGTAGTGGTCACCGATGTATTGCCAGAAGGCTATACCTATCAATCGCATACAGCCACCGCTGGGGTGTATAACCCAAATACTGGATTGTGGAATGTTAACCGAACTATTTTCAATCAGAATGCAGAAACCCTGGAACTTTTGGCCGTGGTAAATATCCCTACGGGACAGGCTGATGAATATCTTAATGTGGCCGAGATAACGGCAAGTAATTTTACAGACCCGGATAGTAATCCCATTGAAGGTACAGCAACAGACGACTTGTCAGATGGCATTGAAGATGACGATGAGGCCAGTGCCTTTGTGATACCGCAAACCACGGATTTGGCCATTACAAAAATAGTGGATAGAATGGAGCCCAATATTGGTGATGAGGTTGTTTTCTCTATTACGGTGACCAACCAAGGAGATGTTCCCGCAACAAATATCGGTATCGAAGAACAATTGCCAAATGGGTACAGGTTGATTTCGTCTTCGGCTACTGTGGGACAATATGATGCTAGTGAAGGTTTTTGGGAACTGGACACGCTACAGGTTTCTGAAACAGCTCAACTCGATGTAACCGTTGCTGTTTTGGATTTTGAAGATTATTTGAACACAGCAAGCTTGGCTTTCGTAGATCAGTTGGATACTAATTCTGACAACGATTCGGCTGAAGCTTTTGTACAGCCCACTTGCTTGGTGGTGTATAATGAATTTTCACCCAATGGGGACGGGGTCAACGACTTCTTTACCATTGATTGTATTTCCAGATACCCTGGAAATGAACTTCAGGTGTATAACCGATGGGGAACCGTGATTTACCAAAAACGTGGATACAACAATGATTGGGACGGAACACCCAATGGGCGTGCCGTTGTGCAAAAAGAAGACCAATTGCCGGTTGGCACCTATTATTATGTGTTGGATTTGGGGGATGGTTCCGAACCCAGAACAGATTGGCTGTATATAAATCGATAG
- a CDS encoding LytTR family DNA-binding domain-containing protein: MILKVVIIEDEKHSRETLRSMLEEFCQDVKVIATASSVKEAVKVLSIYSPDVVFLDIELQPGLGFDVLEQIKEPSFEIIFTTAFEKYAIKAIKFSSLDYLLKPVDLDELQDAVEKARTRMDTNVYRQQIDTLMQSLSSGTNKQEKICLATTAGMEFIAIEDIILCKADGSYTCFVLKNNSTLLVSKHLKEYENLLADQQFMRVHNSYLINLNEVKKYIKSDGGYIIMSNDMHVSISPRKKDDLIYAMKRL, encoded by the coding sequence ATGATTTTGAAAGTAGTAATCATAGAAGACGAAAAGCATAGTAGGGAAACTCTACGGTCCATGCTTGAAGAGTTTTGTCAAGATGTCAAAGTAATTGCCACCGCCAGTTCTGTAAAAGAAGCTGTTAAAGTACTTTCCATTTATAGCCCAGACGTTGTTTTTCTGGATATTGAATTGCAGCCCGGCTTAGGGTTCGATGTTCTGGAGCAAATAAAGGAGCCCAGTTTTGAAATCATATTTACAACAGCCTTTGAAAAATATGCCATTAAAGCCATAAAGTTCAGTTCTTTGGACTATCTATTAAAACCTGTAGATCTGGATGAATTACAAGATGCCGTTGAAAAAGCCAGAACCCGAATGGACACCAACGTCTATCGCCAACAGATAGATACGCTTATGCAAAGTCTGTCCAGCGGGACCAACAAACAGGAAAAAATCTGTCTTGCCACCACCGCCGGGATGGAATTTATTGCCATTGAAGACATTATCCTTTGCAAAGCCGATGGTTCCTATACCTGTTTTGTTCTCAAGAACAATAGCACATTGCTGGTGAGCAAGCACTTAAAAGAATATGAAAATCTATTGGCCGATCAACAATTTATGCGAGTGCACAACAGCTATCTGATCAACCTGAACGAAGTAAAAAAATACATAAAGTCAGATGGTGGGTATATCATCATGAGCAATGATATGCATGTAAGCATTTCTCCAAGAAAAAAAGACGACCTTATCTATGCCATGAAACGTTTGTAA
- a CDS encoding type IX secretion system membrane protein PorP/SprF: MKKRMGHTYLMVLLLGCCMVSAQQDPQFTQYMYNTMSVNPAYAGSQGYLTALLMHRSQWLGVNGAPNTQVLAVDTPLENKLGVGGILAHDALGPSSEIFVDGNVSYTIQLDSTNRKLSFGMKLGGRLFDVDFSKGLTQNPDVAFQNNVKSKFFPTIGAGLYYQAKDSYLGFAIPNFFSQKHYDGEEQEIAAERLHYYFIGGKFLDLTPEIVLRPSFFVKWVPGAPIIADVSVNAVLRETFTFGVAYRWDDSFSTLLGLQITPNLNAGYAYDLTTSNLANYTGGSHEIFLRYQFKELNKASESQ; the protein is encoded by the coding sequence ATGAAAAAACGAATGGGGCATACCTATCTGATGGTTTTACTCTTGGGATGCTGCATGGTTTCTGCACAGCAAGACCCACAGTTCACCCAATATATGTACAACACCATGAGTGTGAATCCTGCTTATGCGGGCTCTCAAGGGTATCTTACCGCTCTGTTGATGCACCGTTCCCAATGGCTTGGGGTAAACGGAGCGCCCAATACGCAGGTTTTGGCCGTGGACACTCCGTTGGAAAACAAGCTTGGTGTGGGAGGGATTTTGGCCCACGATGCCCTCGGGCCTTCTTCTGAAATATTTGTGGACGGTAATGTATCGTACACCATTCAATTGGATAGTACCAACCGAAAACTGTCATTTGGAATGAAATTGGGAGGCCGATTGTTTGATGTGGATTTCTCCAAAGGACTTACCCAGAATCCTGATGTGGCCTTTCAAAATAATGTAAAGAGCAAATTTTTCCCTACTATTGGGGCGGGACTATATTATCAGGCCAAGGATAGTTATTTGGGTTTTGCGATACCCAATTTCTTTTCACAGAAACATTATGATGGAGAGGAACAAGAGATAGCCGCGGAACGCTTGCACTACTACTTTATTGGAGGGAAGTTCCTTGATCTTACACCAGAAATTGTACTACGGCCCAGCTTTTTTGTAAAATGGGTTCCTGGTGCACCAATCATTGCCGATGTTTCGGTGAATGCAGTGCTCAGGGAGACTTTCACATTTGGGGTGGCCTATAGATGGGACGATTCCTTTTCAACCCTGCTTGGGCTTCAAATTACGCCAAACCTAAATGCAGGATACGCGTATGATCTTACCACCTCCAACTTGGCAAACTATACTGGAGGTTCGCACGAAATATTTTTACGATACCAATTCAAGGAGTTGAATAAAGCATCGGAATCGCAATGA
- a CDS encoding bifunctional precorrin-2 dehydrogenase/sirohydrochlorin ferrochelatase: MEKNELYPIFLKVSNLNVLIVGGGNVGLEKLTFLLKSSPNAQVQMVAPEFLPETLALAQKHSAEITYAEYQESFLKGKHIVVACTDKVEVNEQVYHDCRERSILVNVADNPPYCDFYMGGIVTKGNVKVAISTNGKSPTTAKRLRQFFEDVLPENIDDLVKNLNTYRDTLKGNFEEKVEALNEFTKGLLDSKSKKDEQ; this comes from the coding sequence ATGGAAAAGAATGAGCTCTATCCGATTTTTTTAAAGGTATCCAATTTGAATGTGCTCATTGTTGGCGGAGGCAATGTAGGTTTGGAAAAGTTGACCTTTTTGCTGAAATCCAGCCCCAATGCCCAAGTACAAATGGTGGCCCCTGAGTTTCTGCCGGAAACCTTGGCGTTGGCCCAAAAGCACTCCGCCGAAATCACGTATGCTGAATATCAAGAAAGCTTTTTAAAGGGGAAGCATATTGTAGTAGCCTGCACGGACAAGGTGGAGGTTAATGAGCAAGTATACCATGATTGTCGTGAACGTAGTATTTTAGTAAACGTTGCTGATAATCCTCCGTACTGTGATTTTTACATGGGTGGAATTGTGACCAAGGGAAATGTAAAAGTAGCCATATCCACAAATGGAAAATCACCGACCACAGCCAAGCGACTCCGACAGTTTTTTGAGGATGTTCTTCCGGAGAATATAGATGATTTGGTGAAAAACCTAAATACCTATCGGGATACACTCAAAGGCAATTTTGAAGAAAAGGTGGAAGCCTTGAATGAATTTACAAAAGGGCTACTGGATTCAAAATCCAAAAAAGACGAGCAATAG
- a CDS encoding RNA polymerase sigma factor yields MEANVRFTHQALVEQSKEGNRNAQYQLYGLYVDAMFNVAMRLLTIREDAEDIIQESFVEAFKKLDSFRFESTFGAWLKRIVINKSINHLKTKRLLFSSMENEGEFLEEEKEAEPDQFEIEKIKVGLAQLPEGYRQIITLYLIEGYDHVEIGEIMGITTSTSKSQYHRAKKKLIQIVNEL; encoded by the coding sequence TTGGAAGCAAACGTACGTTTTACGCACCAAGCTTTGGTGGAGCAGAGTAAAGAGGGGAACCGCAACGCACAATACCAGTTGTATGGATTGTATGTGGATGCCATGTTCAATGTTGCCATGCGTTTGTTGACCATTCGGGAGGATGCGGAGGACATTATCCAAGAGAGTTTTGTAGAGGCTTTTAAAAAATTGGATTCCTTCAGGTTTGAGAGCACGTTTGGGGCTTGGTTGAAACGGATTGTGATCAACAAGAGCATCAATCACCTAAAAACAAAACGTTTGCTGTTCTCTTCCATGGAAAATGAAGGAGAGTTTTTGGAAGAAGAAAAGGAAGCAGAACCTGACCAATTTGAAATTGAAAAGATAAAAGTTGGTCTAGCACAACTTCCGGAAGGATACCGACAGATCATCACGCTCTACTTGATTGAAGGGTACGATCATGTAGAAATCGGAGAAATTATGGGAATTACCACCTCCACCTCAAAATCGCAATATCATCGTGCTAAAAAGAAACTCATTCAAATTGTAAATGAACTATGA
- a CDS encoding GIN domain-containing protein yields MKTFKHAFVALAMGLVATSCVQETVWVSEEVSTRNYDFENITALQVATDFNAYVTFSETEERVEIKANDNLFNRMDVYMEGNKLVVKLENNIRVKGRETLNLYITTSNISWFKASSDAAIFLESPLHSSSVYIDLSSDGHFIGDIVADDFELRAESDSDAELYLETTNAYFDLSSSAYLDGEATIENAIVRLSADATMDLVGDVDHMDTALSSDAELKGYGLHVNDLEVELSSDAEAYLTVFETIDVVASSDGRLYYKGDAQIVRQVLSSGGKVIKK; encoded by the coding sequence ATGAAAACTTTTAAACATGCCTTTGTCGCCTTGGCGATGGGGTTAGTGGCAACTTCATGTGTACAGGAAACGGTTTGGGTTTCCGAGGAAGTATCCACAAGAAACTACGATTTTGAAAATATTACCGCACTACAGGTAGCAACGGATTTTAATGCCTATGTCACTTTTTCGGAAACGGAGGAGCGCGTGGAAATTAAGGCCAATGACAATCTTTTCAACAGAATGGATGTGTACATGGAAGGAAACAAATTGGTCGTGAAGTTGGAAAACAACATAAGGGTCAAGGGTAGGGAGACCTTGAACCTTTACATCACCACAAGCAATATTTCATGGTTCAAGGCGTCTTCGGATGCCGCGATATTCTTGGAAAGCCCACTTCATTCGAGCAGTGTTTATATTGACTTGAGTTCTGATGGGCACTTTATAGGGGATATTGTGGCTGATGATTTTGAACTTCGGGCAGAGTCGGATAGTGACGCGGAACTCTATCTAGAAACTACAAATGCGTACTTTGATCTATCGTCAAGTGCTTATCTGGATGGCGAAGCTACTATTGAAAATGCCATAGTTCGACTTTCCGCTGATGCTACAATGGATTTAGTAGGTGATGTAGATCACATGGATACTGCATTATCCTCGGATGCCGAGTTGAAAGGATATGGGCTACATGTAAATGACCTTGAGGTTGAACTCTCCTCCGATGCTGAGGCCTATTTAACGGTTTTTGAGACTATTGATGTAGTTGCGAGTTCAGATGGTAGGCTGTACTATAAAGGTGATGCCCAAATAGTGCGGCAGGTTTTATCCAGTGGGGGTAAGGTCATTAAAAAGTAA